From the genome of Pseudomonas helvetica:
CGGGAATCCTTGGCGAACGCCAGGACGAAATCCTCGACCTGCTGGTGCGCCAACAGAAAGCCGTGCTGATCGACCCCGTCGAACGCCAGACCGAAATGCGCGACTGAGGATGACTTTCATGAAACCCCATTTGATCAAACTGTTCAGCCTCGCCGGCCTGACTGCCGCGATGTCTGCCGTAAGCTTTACGGCGAGTGCAGACGACGCCAAGGCACCGAACTTCAGCGCCGAACCCTGCTGCAACCTATGCCCGGAAGCGCACGACGCGAAGAACTACACCACGCGTTATCAGCAAAACTTCACCACCCTGGTGCAAGCGCAAGGCGACTGGTTGTTCCGCACCCAGGAAGACCTGCGCACCGAATTCAACACCACGCCCGAAGGCTATCGCCGGCTCAAGCAACTGCACGACGCCTTCAAGAGCAAAGGTGTTGAACTGGTGGTGGTGTATCAGCCGACCCGTGGTCTGGTGAACCGCAACAAGCTCAACCCGCAAGAAAAAGCCGCGTTCGATTACGACAAGGCGCTGAAAAACTACCAGGGCATGCTCGGGCGTTTTGCCGAGATGGGCTATGTGGTGCCGGACCTGTCGCCACTGACTAACGAATCGCTGCCAGACACCCTGCCCGCCCACGATTTCTACTTCCGTGGCGACCAGCACTGGACGCCTTACGGTGCCCAGCGCACGGCGAAAATCGTCGCCGAGAAGGTCAAGCAGCTCCCGGCCTTCGCCGGCATTCCCAAGCGCGAATTCGAGACCAAGCGGTCCGGGCGCATGGGCAAGACCGGCACCCTGCACAACATGGCCGGGCAGCTCTGCGGTACCAGTTACGCGATCCAGTACATGGACCAGTTCACCACCGAGCCTAAAGGCGAAGCGGCAGACGGCGACCTGTTCGGCGATTCCGGCAACCCGGAAATTACCCTGGTCGGCACCAGCCACAGCGGCAAGAACTACAACTTCGCCGGGTTCCTCGAAGAGGCCATCGGTG
Proteins encoded in this window:
- a CDS encoding alginate O-acetyltransferase, whose protein sequence is MKPHLIKLFSLAGLTAAMSAVSFTASADDAKAPNFSAEPCCNLCPEAHDAKNYTTRYQQNFTTLVQAQGDWLFRTQEDLRTEFNTTPEGYRRLKQLHDAFKSKGVELVVVYQPTRGLVNRNKLNPQEKAAFDYDKALKNYQGMLGRFAEMGYVVPDLSPLTNESLPDTLPAHDFYFRGDQHWTPYGAQRTAKIVAEKVKQLPAFAGIPKREFETKRSGRMGKTGTLHNMAGQLCGTSYAIQYMDQFTTEPKGEAADGDLFGDSGNPEITLVGTSHSGKNYNFAGFLEEAIGADILNVAFPGGGLEGSMLQYLGSEDFQKKPPKILIWEFSPLYRLDQQTIYRQMMALLDNGCEGKEARMSGSATLKPGKNELMVNSKNIDLRNSDHQVDIRFADPSVKTLQATLWYMNGRHEDIKIDKPHTADTDGRFAFELRTDEDWATQNLLAVEIQGPEAGAAPQKVEAKICKRNVFPGAEQRTAQVGQ